From the Lathyrus oleraceus cultivar Zhongwan6 chromosome 4, CAAS_Psat_ZW6_1.0, whole genome shotgun sequence genome, one window contains:
- the LOC127076030 gene encoding uncharacterized protein LOC127076030: MMRTRLLWFGVGFTSSAAVVSHFIWKDLWVDRHAFSSHITHQFDALQTRISNLESSLPNQNPVSNHDQVEG; encoded by the exons ATGATGCGAACTCGATTGCTATGGTTCGGCGTAGGATTCACCTCCTCAGCTGCTGTGGTTTCCCATTTCATTTGGAAGGATCTCTGGGTTGACCGTCACGCTTTCTCTTCTCACATCACTCATCAATTCGACGCTCTTCAAACTCGAATCTCCAATCTCGAATCATCTTTGCCGAATCAAAATCCTGTTTCCAATCACGATCAG GTTGAAGGCTAG
- the LOC127076028 gene encoding adenine DNA glycosylase isoform X2, whose product MFLALPSPISPPLPLVSNINMSKKNNTRKSNVNGVSKKTQTLVKTEDIEDAVSFFSKDETHKLRAVLLDWYDHNHRVLPWRATSNHSNLKEEEEEVEKRAYGVWVSEIMLQQTRVQTVIAYYNRWMLKWPTIHHLANASLEEVNEIWAGLGYYRRARFLLEKIVAEGGAIPKTASLLRKIPGIGDYTSGAIASIAFKEAVPVVDGNVIRVIARLRAVSENPKDSAIIKRFWEIAAQLVDPLRPGDFNQALMELGATVCTPLNPNCSSCPASEFCHALSIAKRDSTAAVTDYPIKGVKVKQRSDFSAVCVVELLGDEKQSSSKFVLVKRPDEGLLAGLWEFPSVLVAGETAPLARRKATDCFLKKNLKIDIKKTCDIVLREDVGEFVHIFSHIRLKLYVELLVLQLKGKDDHFFKSEDDETITWKCVDSNALSSMGLTTSVRKVYNMVQKFKQKKLPSKDTPPPTKKRNRTTKKN is encoded by the exons ATGTTTCTGGCTTTACCATCACCAATATCACCACCACTACCACTAGTTTCAAACATCAACATGTCAAAGAAGAACAATACCCGGAAGAGTAACGTTAATGGGGTCAGCAAAAAGACACAAACTTTGGTGAAAACGGAAGACATAGAGGATGCAGTGTCCTTCTTCTCCAAAGATGAAACCCACAAACTGAGAGCGGTTCTATTGGACTGGTACGATCACAACCATAGGGTTCTTCCTTGGAGAGCCACCTCCAACCATAGCAATCttaaagaagaagaagaagaagtggAAAAGAGAGCTTATGGTGTTTGGGTTTCTGAGATTATGCTGCAGCAAACAAGGGTTCAGACTGTGATTGCTTATTATAACCGTTGGATGCTTAAATGGCCCACCATTCATCATCTAGCAAATGCTTCTCTTGAG GAAGTGAATGAGATTTGGGCTGGTTTGGGTTACTATCGCAGAGCTCGTTTTCTTTTAGAG AAAATAGTTGCAGAAGGAGGTGCTATTCCTAAAACAGCTTCTTTGTTAAGAAAGATTCCTGGAATTGGAGACTATACATCTGGAGCAATTGCCTCTATAGCTTTCAAAGAG GCGGTACCTGTGGTTGATGGAAATGTGATAAGGGTGATTGCCAGACTAAGGGCTGTTTCTGAAAATCCGAAAGACTCGGCAATCATTAAGAGGTTTTG GGAAATAGCAGCTCAGTTGGTCGATCCTCTTCGTCCGGGAGATTTCAATCAGGCTCTCATGGAACTTGGTGCAACCGTATGCACCCCTTTGAACCCAAACTGTTCGTCGTGTCCAGCATCAGAGTTCTGTCATGCACTATCAATCGCTAAACGTGATAGTACAGCAGCGGTTACAGATTATCCGATTAAGGGTGTGAAGGTTAAACAACGGTCCGATTTTTCAGCTGTATGTGTTGTTGAATTACTTGGAGATGAAAAACAATCTAGCAGCAAATTTGTTCTCGTAAAACGGCCCGACGAAGGATTGCTTGCCGGTCTATGGGAGTTTCCGTCTGTCCTAGTAGCAGGAGAAACTGCTCCATTAGCTAGAAGAAAAGCAACCGACTGCTTCTTgaagaaaaatctcaaaattGACATAAAAAAGACTTGCGATATCGTTTTGAGGGAAGATGTCGGAGAATTCGTTCACATTTTTAGTCACATTCGCCTCAAGTTGTATGTGGAGTTGCTAGTGTTACAATTGAAAG GGAAAGACGATCATTTTTTCAAAAGCGAGGACGATGAAACTATAACTTGGAAATGTGTTGACAGCAATGCCCTCTCAAGCATGGGATTGACAACCAGTGTAAGAAAG GTGTACAACATGGTTCAAAAATTTAAGCAGAAAAAGCTTCCTTCTAAGGACACGCCGCCCCCGACCAAAAAGAGAAATAGAACAACCAAGAAAAACTAG
- the LOC127076028 gene encoding adenine DNA glycosylase isoform X3 — MFLALPSPISPPLPLVSNINMSKKNNTRKSNVNGVSKKTQTLVKTEDIEDAVSFFSKDETHKLRAVLLDWYDHNHRVLPWRATSNHSNLKEEEEEVEKRAYGVWVSEIMLQQTRVQTVIAYYNRWMLKWPTIHHLANASLEGAKKIVAEGGAIPKTASLLRKIPGIGDYTSGAIASIAFKEAVPVVDGNVIRVIARLRAVSENPKDSAIIKRFWEIAAQLVDPLRPGDFNQALMELGATVCTPLNPNCSSCPASEFCHALSIAKRDSTAAVTDYPIKGVKVKQRSDFSAVCVVELLGDEKQSSSKFVLVKRPDEGLLAGLWEFPSVLVAGETAPLARRKATDCFLKKNLKIDIKKTCDIVLREDVGEFVHIFSHIRLKLYVELLVLQLKGKDDHFFKSEDDETITWKCVDSNALSSMGLTTSVRKVYNMVQKFKQKKLPSKDTPPPTKKRNRTTKKN; from the exons ATGTTTCTGGCTTTACCATCACCAATATCACCACCACTACCACTAGTTTCAAACATCAACATGTCAAAGAAGAACAATACCCGGAAGAGTAACGTTAATGGGGTCAGCAAAAAGACACAAACTTTGGTGAAAACGGAAGACATAGAGGATGCAGTGTCCTTCTTCTCCAAAGATGAAACCCACAAACTGAGAGCGGTTCTATTGGACTGGTACGATCACAACCATAGGGTTCTTCCTTGGAGAGCCACCTCCAACCATAGCAATCttaaagaagaagaagaagaagtggAAAAGAGAGCTTATGGTGTTTGGGTTTCTGAGATTATGCTGCAGCAAACAAGGGTTCAGACTGTGATTGCTTATTATAACCGTTGGATGCTTAAATGGCCCACCATTCATCATCTAGCAAATGCTTCTCTTGAG GGCGCGAAGAAAATAGTTGCAGAAGGAGGTGCTATTCCTAAAACAGCTTCTTTGTTAAGAAAGATTCCTGGAATTGGAGACTATACATCTGGAGCAATTGCCTCTATAGCTTTCAAAGAG GCGGTACCTGTGGTTGATGGAAATGTGATAAGGGTGATTGCCAGACTAAGGGCTGTTTCTGAAAATCCGAAAGACTCGGCAATCATTAAGAGGTTTTG GGAAATAGCAGCTCAGTTGGTCGATCCTCTTCGTCCGGGAGATTTCAATCAGGCTCTCATGGAACTTGGTGCAACCGTATGCACCCCTTTGAACCCAAACTGTTCGTCGTGTCCAGCATCAGAGTTCTGTCATGCACTATCAATCGCTAAACGTGATAGTACAGCAGCGGTTACAGATTATCCGATTAAGGGTGTGAAGGTTAAACAACGGTCCGATTTTTCAGCTGTATGTGTTGTTGAATTACTTGGAGATGAAAAACAATCTAGCAGCAAATTTGTTCTCGTAAAACGGCCCGACGAAGGATTGCTTGCCGGTCTATGGGAGTTTCCGTCTGTCCTAGTAGCAGGAGAAACTGCTCCATTAGCTAGAAGAAAAGCAACCGACTGCTTCTTgaagaaaaatctcaaaattGACATAAAAAAGACTTGCGATATCGTTTTGAGGGAAGATGTCGGAGAATTCGTTCACATTTTTAGTCACATTCGCCTCAAGTTGTATGTGGAGTTGCTAGTGTTACAATTGAAAG GGAAAGACGATCATTTTTTCAAAAGCGAGGACGATGAAACTATAACTTGGAAATGTGTTGACAGCAATGCCCTCTCAAGCATGGGATTGACAACCAGTGTAAGAAAG GTGTACAACATGGTTCAAAAATTTAAGCAGAAAAAGCTTCCTTCTAAGGACACGCCGCCCCCGACCAAAAAGAGAAATAGAACAACCAAGAAAAACTAG
- the LOC127076028 gene encoding adenine DNA glycosylase isoform X1, with translation MFLALPSPISPPLPLVSNINMSKKNNTRKSNVNGVSKKTQTLVKTEDIEDAVSFFSKDETHKLRAVLLDWYDHNHRVLPWRATSNHSNLKEEEEEVEKRAYGVWVSEIMLQQTRVQTVIAYYNRWMLKWPTIHHLANASLEEVNEIWAGLGYYRRARFLLEGAKKIVAEGGAIPKTASLLRKIPGIGDYTSGAIASIAFKEAVPVVDGNVIRVIARLRAVSENPKDSAIIKRFWEIAAQLVDPLRPGDFNQALMELGATVCTPLNPNCSSCPASEFCHALSIAKRDSTAAVTDYPIKGVKVKQRSDFSAVCVVELLGDEKQSSSKFVLVKRPDEGLLAGLWEFPSVLVAGETAPLARRKATDCFLKKNLKIDIKKTCDIVLREDVGEFVHIFSHIRLKLYVELLVLQLKGKDDHFFKSEDDETITWKCVDSNALSSMGLTTSVRKVYNMVQKFKQKKLPSKDTPPPTKKRNRTTKKN, from the exons ATGTTTCTGGCTTTACCATCACCAATATCACCACCACTACCACTAGTTTCAAACATCAACATGTCAAAGAAGAACAATACCCGGAAGAGTAACGTTAATGGGGTCAGCAAAAAGACACAAACTTTGGTGAAAACGGAAGACATAGAGGATGCAGTGTCCTTCTTCTCCAAAGATGAAACCCACAAACTGAGAGCGGTTCTATTGGACTGGTACGATCACAACCATAGGGTTCTTCCTTGGAGAGCCACCTCCAACCATAGCAATCttaaagaagaagaagaagaagtggAAAAGAGAGCTTATGGTGTTTGGGTTTCTGAGATTATGCTGCAGCAAACAAGGGTTCAGACTGTGATTGCTTATTATAACCGTTGGATGCTTAAATGGCCCACCATTCATCATCTAGCAAATGCTTCTCTTGAG GAAGTGAATGAGATTTGGGCTGGTTTGGGTTACTATCGCAGAGCTCGTTTTCTTTTAGAG GGCGCGAAGAAAATAGTTGCAGAAGGAGGTGCTATTCCTAAAACAGCTTCTTTGTTAAGAAAGATTCCTGGAATTGGAGACTATACATCTGGAGCAATTGCCTCTATAGCTTTCAAAGAG GCGGTACCTGTGGTTGATGGAAATGTGATAAGGGTGATTGCCAGACTAAGGGCTGTTTCTGAAAATCCGAAAGACTCGGCAATCATTAAGAGGTTTTG GGAAATAGCAGCTCAGTTGGTCGATCCTCTTCGTCCGGGAGATTTCAATCAGGCTCTCATGGAACTTGGTGCAACCGTATGCACCCCTTTGAACCCAAACTGTTCGTCGTGTCCAGCATCAGAGTTCTGTCATGCACTATCAATCGCTAAACGTGATAGTACAGCAGCGGTTACAGATTATCCGATTAAGGGTGTGAAGGTTAAACAACGGTCCGATTTTTCAGCTGTATGTGTTGTTGAATTACTTGGAGATGAAAAACAATCTAGCAGCAAATTTGTTCTCGTAAAACGGCCCGACGAAGGATTGCTTGCCGGTCTATGGGAGTTTCCGTCTGTCCTAGTAGCAGGAGAAACTGCTCCATTAGCTAGAAGAAAAGCAACCGACTGCTTCTTgaagaaaaatctcaaaattGACATAAAAAAGACTTGCGATATCGTTTTGAGGGAAGATGTCGGAGAATTCGTTCACATTTTTAGTCACATTCGCCTCAAGTTGTATGTGGAGTTGCTAGTGTTACAATTGAAAG GGAAAGACGATCATTTTTTCAAAAGCGAGGACGATGAAACTATAACTTGGAAATGTGTTGACAGCAATGCCCTCTCAAGCATGGGATTGACAACCAGTGTAAGAAAG GTGTACAACATGGTTCAAAAATTTAAGCAGAAAAAGCTTCCTTCTAAGGACACGCCGCCCCCGACCAAAAAGAGAAATAGAACAACCAAGAAAAACTAG
- the LOC127076029 gene encoding uncharacterized protein LOC127076029, translating into MQMALLLRGGALGDSTFRLCSLTSTSCSLHVSQNVVIPNSSSSPILPLIASRFKTVNRNKIICSAVQESSTTSTSATAETKGEVKAAAAAAPKAATGKKAPPAKAPVKPLPQMMEEDVIPSLKTILESNKDLSDIELVFQDNKLEGSFLKKGNPYSFWAFFPTGITGPKGFSLSSYNSGASTVEPFLIDEKKITSKHIVFWVEKRLAAQGIIPVWKD; encoded by the exons ATGCAAATGGCACTTTTGTTAAGAGGTGGAGCACTTGGAGATTCTACCTTTCGTTTGTGTTCTTTAACTTCAACCTCATGTTCTTTACatgtctcccaaaatgttgtcATACCGAACTCATCGTCATCACCAATACTACCTTTG ATTGCAAGTAGATTTAAAACGGTAAATAGAAACAAGATAATTTGCTCTGCAGTTCAAGAATCATCTACTACTAGTACATCAG CTACTGCTGAAACAAAGGGGGAGGTAAaggcagcagcagcagcagctCCAAAAGCAGCAACAGGGAAGAAGGCTCCACCTGCTAAAGCTCCGGTTAAGCCTTTACCTCAGATGATGGAAGAGGATGTGATTCCTTCGTTGAAAACAATTTTGGAATCCAATAAGGATCTCTCTGATATTGAGTTGGTTTTTCAGGACAATAAG TTGGAAGGTTCATTTCTGAAAAAAGGCAATCCCTATTCATTTTGGGCCTTTTTTCCCACAGGAATTACTG GTCCAAAGGGGTTTTCACTGTCATCTTATAACTCAGGAGCAAGCACGGTTGAACCGTTTCTCATTGATGAGAAGAAAATCACTTCAAAACACATAGTCTTTTGGGTTGAAAAACGTTTGGCAGCACAGGGGATTATTCCTGTATGGAAAGATTGa